The Weissella confusa DNA window CAGCGCTACTTTTGGCGATTTATGCATTATTTATTGGATCATTGCTTCGCGTTATATCAAGTGAAAATAAAAATCATATTGTTTCGTTTACAGCAGCGACAACAATCCTGCTTTTGGTGAGAAACGATACGATAATATTATTAATTGTATTGCTGTTAATGGTTCCAATTTTGAAATTGCCCCTAAAAAAATATATCTATCTGCCGCTATCGCGCTTGTTATTTTTATTGGGTGGAATAAGGTTATGTTACCCGCAGTTAAAGTTCTTCCCACGGAGCCTGTCGAAGCATTGGCAGTTCCAAGTCAGCAAATTGCATATACATTAATTCATAATCCGAAGGCATATACTAAGCGGGATCTTACGGTATTGAAAAAAGTAGCGGATCTCGGTGCGATGAAACAAGCATACACCGATGGCGCATATGATCCTGTTAAGCATACGTTTTATTACTATCCAGATGGATTTTGGCAGAAAGGTAAAAGTTATGAACAGGCTCGGCAATTACTGGAGAATGCGCCTATTGTAAAAAATAAATCGGAGTACTTTCGAGTATGGTTTAATGGCTTGATAAAATCACCAACCACATATGTACAGGCCTACTTGCTTAACTATTATCATTACTTTTATTTTGGAGATATGAAAATTAATCTTGATTTGTCTTATCGAGGTGGATTTGAAGATTATGAAAATACTACCTTATTCAAGGGATTAGATTACAGAGATTCGGTAGGTCGCAAAAATTTGTCAAACTGGTCTGATGTACAACGAACAGTGCCGATTTTGAAGACTATGCTGACAACGGGATTTTGGGGAGTCACTATTTTATTGATGTTAGTTTTGGCTGTAGAAACGAAAAATAAACGCGCGATACTACTTGCGGCACTTTCGTTAGGTTCTGTCGGTGTTGGAATGTTATCACCGGTAGATGGTTATTTGCGTTATGTAATGCCACTTATGGTTTCTGTGCCAATCATTTTGGCGATTTTGTTCCAACACAAGGAAGAATCGTGATGTTTTTTAAAAGTGTGAAGGTAGCTTATTGATTTTTTACTGTTATGCGTTAGCACAATATTTCCTCTATAAGATTGCAAGATGATTAATCTATCGTTGATTTATGTGGTAGATTCGGAGAGGCGATCCAGAGGGCTGTTAAAATAAGAAACAAAGTAAGACAGGAATGGTTGCGTTTTCGTGTTAAAATAGATGCAAAAGCAGATAAAGGTGGTGAAAACCATGGCAGAAACAGAACGTATGATGGCTGTTCGTACCCGCATTAATGAATTGGCAGCCAAGGCGAAGACGCCTGAAGGATTGACTGACGATGAAATCGCAGAGCGTGCAGAATTGCGTACGGAGTTCTTGGAGAACTTCAAGGCTGCTTTCCGTTCACAAGTTGAAATGTTGCAAGTTTTCGATGAAAACGGTAATGAAGTTACACCTGAAAAGGTTAAGGACATTCAACGTGATAAGGGATTGCGTGATAACTAGTGAATATTTTGGGAAGAAACCCAGGATAACCTAGTCAAACGGGCGTTTATTCGCTACAATAATATACGAATAACATAATGGAGTAATATCATGAGCACTAGTATTTGGATTTTGATTGTCATCCTTGCCGCAGTCTTGGGTGCAGTTGCAGGTTTCTTCTTGGCACGTCGCTCAATGCAAACGTACTTGAAGAACAACCCACCTATCTCAGAAGAGATGATGAAGTCAATGATGGCTTCAATGGGTCAAAAGCCTTCTCAAAAGCGTTTGAACCAAATGATGGCTCAAATGAAGGCACAATCTTCTTCAAAGAAGTAAGGATATATTAAAGGACTGAATCGCGTGATTCAGTCCTTTTTTGCGTACTATGGAACGAGAATCGTGGCGGAAATTCTATATTTTTGAATAAAATGTGAAATGATTGTGTATTGTTTCACGTTGTAATAAATTAATAAAATATTAAGGCGCCTATTGTAATGAACGTGTCACATTCAATTGGTATTCTAATAACATCAACAACAGGGGTTATGTTTATATGACATTGTTTAAAACGAAAACTAAAAAGGCATTGGCACTGATCGCAGCAGTCGTTGCCGGTTTCACGTTTGCGATGGGACTTGATGCTGGTCACTCAGTTTCAGCCGCCGGCCAAACGGGTTACATTCATGATGGGTCTCAGTATAATGGTGGTTATCGCTGGTACGAGGATGGTGAGCTTTACACAGGCTTCCGATTCTACATGGGAACATACTACTGGTTCGTTGACGGTGTCCGTCAAAATGCTGGTTGGCGTGAAGCTTGGGGATTGAAGTACTATACTGATAATCAAGGGCGCGCTGTTCAAGGTAATGTCGTAATTGACGGCACTGCTTACAACTTTGGAGACAACGGTACTTACTACTTGCGTGGTAACGGATCAGGTTACTTGTTCGATGGCTCGCCAGCAAACGGTGGTTACCGTTGGTATGAAAATGGAACTGTTTACACAGGCTTCCGATTCTACATGGGAACGTACTACTGGTTTGTTAACGGTGTTCGCCAAAACGCAGGATGGCGTGAGGCATGGGGATACAAGTATTATACTGACGAACAAGGACGTGCTGTTCAAGGAACACGCGTAATTGACGGTAAGTCATACTTCTTCGGTAATGATGGTACGTACTACTTGCGTGACGACGATGCCGGTGCTCGTATGATTGCGGAGGCCAACCACTGGCTTGGAATTCCTTACCTTTACGGTGGGGCAACGCAATACGGTGTTGACTGCTCAGGATTCGTTTACTTGGTTCGCCAACACGCGCACTTGACTGATTTGGGTCGCACGACGAATGCACAAGCTGCATACTTGCGTTCACACGGTTCACAACCAAAGTCAGCCTCACAAGTACAACCAGGTGACTTGTTGTTCTGGGGTTCAGTTGGTGGTGAGTACCACGTTGGTATGTACATTGGTAACGGTCAAATGATCGACGCACCACAACCTGGTATGACGACCGGTGTTCACCAAGTTTGGGGACAACCATTGGCTTACCACACTATCTAATAACAAATGGTTAACACGATCTGCTTCGGCAGGTCGTGTTTTTTTGTTGCGTTGCGTGATGGCAAAAAGAAAACGCCGGTCAAAAGTTGACCAGCGCTTTGTACTACTTTGATTCAATTTGTTCTGTCTTGGGCTTGGGATCAATGTATACCCAAGTTGGGTCGATTGACTTGTCGATCTTATCGAAAGCATTAGTCAACGTGTCGCCAAATTCGGCCATTGTTTCGTCGGTCAACTTAATCTTCTTGTCGACGTAGATTGGATCACCGAAAGCCATTTTAACGTTGTTACGCTTGAACAAGTCGCCAAACTTAACGGGTCCTTGGTAAACCATCGGCACAAGTGGTGCACCTGACAACTTTGCAATCATCATCGCGCCACCCTTCATCTCTTGTGAGTGACGGCTTCCTGATGGGAACATGATAACGCCAAGTTCAGTTTTCTTTAGGTTGTTCACTGGAATCTTAATCGCTGATGGACCTGGATTTTCACGATCAACGGAAAAAGCATTGGCGTGAACCAAAATCCAGCGTAAAATAGGATTCTTGAAGAGCTCTTTCTTAGCCATGAAGCTAAACTTGTGTGGCCAAGCAGCAAGAGCGAAGAAAATTGGGTCCCACCAAGTGCGGTGTGGGCCAACTAAAATATAATTGCCTTGAGGTAGTTTGTCTTGACCTGTCAACGTGTAACGGCCGTTAATTAGCCATACCACTCCGGCAGCGACATAACGAATAAATGTATAGAACATTTGGTTAATCCTCCTAATAATAACGATTTATTATCCCACAGGTTAGGCAATCTTGGCAAACTAACAGGAGAACATCATGGACGTGAAATTATTACCCGACGAGCGGGTCGACATGCTTTATAACGATG harbors:
- a CDS encoding NlpC/P60 family protein — its product is MTLFKTKTKKALALIAAVVAGFTFAMGLDAGHSVSAAGQTGYIHDGSQYNGGYRWYEDGELYTGFRFYMGTYYWFVDGVRQNAGWREAWGLKYYTDNQGRAVQGNVVIDGTAYNFGDNGTYYLRGNGSGYLFDGSPANGGYRWYENGTVYTGFRFYMGTYYWFVNGVRQNAGWREAWGYKYYTDEQGRAVQGTRVIDGKSYFFGNDGTYYLRDDDAGARMIAEANHWLGIPYLYGGATQYGVDCSGFVYLVRQHAHLTDLGRTTNAQAAYLRSHGSQPKSASQVQPGDLLFWGSVGGEYHVGMYIGNGQMIDAPQPGMTTGVHQVWGQPLAYHTI
- a CDS encoding DUF896 domain-containing protein, encoding MAETERMMAVRTRINELAAKAKTPEGLTDDEIAERAELRTEFLENFKAAFRSQVEMLQVFDENGNEVTPEKVKDIQRDKGLRDN
- a CDS encoding lysophospholipid acyltransferase family protein → MFYTFIRYVAAGVVWLINGRYTLTGQDKLPQGNYILVGPHRTWWDPIFFALAAWPHKFSFMAKKELFKNPILRWILVHANAFSVDRENPGPSAIKIPVNNLKKTELGVIMFPSGSRHSQEMKGGAMMIAKLSGAPLVPMVYQGPVKFGDLFKRNNVKMAFGDPIYVDKKIKLTDETMAEFGDTLTNAFDKIDKSIDPTWVYIDPKPKTEQIESK
- a CDS encoding DUF6020 family protein, translating into MLPAVKVLPTEPVEALAVPSQQIAYTLIHNPKAYTKRDLTVLKKVADLGAMKQAYTDGAYDPVKHTFYYYPDGFWQKGKSYEQARQLLENAPIVKNKSEYFRVWFNGLIKSPTTYVQAYLLNYYHYFYFGDMKINLDLSYRGGFEDYENTTLFKGLDYRDSVGRKNLSNWSDVQRTVPILKTMLTTGFWGVTILLMLVLAVETKNKRAILLAALSLGSVGVGMLSPVDGYLRYVMPLMVSVPIILAILFQHKEES
- a CDS encoding YneF family protein, with translation MSTSIWILIVILAAVLGAVAGFFLARRSMQTYLKNNPPISEEMMKSMMASMGQKPSQKRLNQMMAQMKAQSSSKK